In the genome of Fusobacterium necrogenes, one region contains:
- the mnmH gene encoding tRNA 2-selenouridine(34) synthase MnmH, giving the protein MDKISFEDFLKEESVVLIDVRTPKEFLLEKVPNSINIPVLLDEERVSVGTTYVQQSKETAKKIGVEFISKRLPKIFEQVQELSKKYSKLVFMCARGGMRSSSITALFASLGYRVLKLDGGYKAYRDFILNRLPIENEKFKYLVIHGRTGVGKTKILNRMNELGVSVMNLEKMASHKGSFFGALGEKFPQSQKRFDGEIFEFLRTCKTKYIVVESESKRIGNLYVPESVYSSMTGGKHIFINTSISKRVDILMEDYGNVAIEEMEKCIMKVARYISKEKLNNYLKLLYSKKLRELGELLIIQYYDPLYEISINKHEFEFSIAYEEIEECAQKLSKYFFELENEDNHI; this is encoded by the coding sequence ATGGATAAGATAAGTTTTGAAGATTTTTTAAAAGAAGAGAGTGTTGTACTAATAGATGTAAGAACTCCTAAAGAGTTTTTATTAGAAAAAGTTCCAAATTCAATTAATATCCCAGTATTACTTGATGAAGAAAGAGTTAGTGTAGGAACAACTTATGTACAACAATCAAAGGAAACTGCAAAAAAAATTGGAGTAGAGTTTATCTCTAAAAGATTACCGAAAATTTTTGAGCAGGTACAAGAACTTTCAAAAAAATATTCTAAACTTGTTTTTATGTGTGCTAGAGGAGGAATGAGAAGTTCATCTATCACAGCTCTTTTTGCTAGCTTAGGATATAGAGTACTAAAATTGGATGGAGGATATAAGGCCTATAGAGATTTTATATTAAATAGATTACCTATAGAAAATGAAAAATTTAAATATTTAGTTATACATGGAAGGACTGGAGTTGGAAAGACAAAAATTTTAAATAGAATGAATGAATTGGGGGTTTCTGTGATGAATTTAGAAAAAATGGCATCACATAAAGGTTCATTTTTTGGAGCTTTAGGAGAAAAATTTCCTCAAAGTCAGAAAAGGTTTGATGGAGAGATTTTTGAATTTTTAAGGACTTGTAAAACTAAATATATAGTTGTTGAAAGTGAGAGCAAGAGAATTGGAAATTTATATGTGCCAGAGTCAGTTTATTCTTCAATGACGGGGGGGAAACATATTTTTATAAATACAAGTATCTCAAAAAGAGTAGATATTTTAATGGAAGATTATGGGAATGTTGCTATTGAAGAGATGGAGAAATGTATTATGAAGGTTGCTCGATATATTTCTAAAGAAAAATTGAATAACTATTTAAAGTTATTATATTCTAAAAAATTAAGAGAATTAGGGGAACTTTTAATTATTCAATATTATGATCCCTTATATGAGATAAGTATCAATAAACATGAATTTGAATTCTCTATAGCTTATGAAGAGATAGAAGAATGTGCTCAGAAATTAAGCAAATATTTCTTTGAATTAGAAAACGAGGATAATCATATATAA
- the recQ gene encoding DNA helicase RecQ, with translation MIKEARKLLKEIYGYDDFRRGQKIIVDSVLKGRDTLGVMSTGGGKSICYQVPALLFKGITIVISPLISLMKDQVDSLRFLGVKSIYINSTLSKEEYLVSVKKLKSGEAKIVYVAPERLANEKFVEFIKRFKISMIAVDEAHCISQWGHDFRKNYLEIPTFMQNIGQRVQILALTATATKEVRKDIEDKLTLHNPFTYVHGFDRENIFFKVVRNVVAEAYIVDYLKKAQKKSGIIYASTRKEVDNLYAYLKLRDISVGKYHAGLTEDERRENQERFIKDEIQIMVATNAFGMGIDKSNVRFVIHRNIPKDMESYYQEAGRAGRDGAPAEAILMFYEEDVSTQTFLIDSNEETSDDLKREKMKKLDAMVEYAYLESCYREYILKYFGDKRIKNYCGKCGNCKTLKNVEDLTIEAQKVISCIGRAKESVGISTLVNILYGRSDTKMDRKEFNKLSTFGIMSDKEINWIEEFVNFLISEGYFEQSAGSFPVLRFNDKSRRVLKNEISVFRRIDEKISFDYFEDSLFEELNQLRGEIAKREDVAPYIVFSDMTLLEMAEYKPKNRWEMLKIRGVGNQKFKNYGEEFLKVINRYSDEDIARLEKEESKYEWLEDEKIEKLKKRLKLNIDNEKLKDILYETLII, from the coding sequence ATGATAAAGGAAGCAAGAAAACTGTTAAAAGAGATATATGGATATGATGATTTTAGAAGAGGGCAAAAAATAATAGTAGATTCAGTTTTGAAAGGAAGGGATACACTGGGAGTAATGAGTACAGGTGGAGGAAAATCTATCTGTTATCAAGTACCAGCTCTTCTTTTTAAAGGAATAACTATTGTAATCTCTCCACTGATCTCCCTTATGAAAGATCAAGTAGATAGTTTAAGGTTCTTGGGAGTAAAGAGCATCTATATAAACTCTACACTTTCAAAGGAAGAGTATTTGGTAAGTGTAAAAAAATTAAAAAGCGGAGAAGCTAAAATAGTATATGTAGCTCCAGAAAGATTAGCTAATGAAAAATTTGTAGAGTTTATAAAGAGATTTAAAATTTCTATGATAGCTGTAGATGAGGCACACTGCATATCACAATGGGGGCATGACTTTAGAAAAAATTATTTAGAAATACCTACATTTATGCAAAATATAGGGCAGAGAGTACAAATATTAGCTTTGACAGCTACAGCAACAAAAGAGGTAAGAAAAGATATAGAGGATAAACTTACACTACATAATCCATTTACTTATGTTCATGGCTTTGATAGAGAGAATATATTTTTTAAAGTAGTGAGGAATGTAGTAGCTGAAGCTTATATAGTTGACTATCTGAAAAAAGCTCAAAAAAAATCTGGAATAATTTACGCCTCAACTAGAAAAGAGGTAGATAATCTCTATGCTTATTTAAAACTTAGAGATATAAGTGTAGGAAAATATCATGCAGGACTTACAGAAGATGAAAGACGTGAAAATCAAGAGAGATTTATAAAAGATGAGATACAGATAATGGTCGCAACTAATGCTTTTGGAATGGGAATAGATAAATCCAATGTAAGATTTGTAATACATAGAAATATTCCTAAGGATATGGAAAGTTATTATCAAGAGGCTGGACGTGCTGGAAGAGATGGAGCACCAGCAGAAGCTATTCTTATGTTTTATGAAGAGGATGTAAGTACACAAACTTTTTTAATAGATAGCAACGAAGAAACAAGTGATGATTTAAAGAGAGAAAAGATGAAAAAGCTTGATGCTATGGTGGAGTATGCCTATTTAGAAAGTTGTTATAGAGAGTATATTCTTAAATATTTTGGAGATAAGAGAATAAAAAACTATTGTGGCAAGTGCGGAAATTGTAAAACCCTTAAAAATGTAGAGGATTTGACAATAGAAGCTCAGAAAGTAATTTCCTGCATAGGAAGGGCAAAGGAGAGTGTTGGGATATCTACCCTTGTAAATATTCTCTATGGAAGAAGTGATACTAAGATGGATAGAAAGGAGTTTAATAAACTTTCTACCTTTGGTATTATGAGTGATAAAGAGATAAATTGGATAGAGGAGTTTGTGAATTTTTTAATCTCTGAAGGATATTTTGAGCAAAGTGCTGGAAGTTTTCCTGTGCTTAGATTTAATGATAAGTCTAGAAGAGTTTTAAAAAATGAAATCTCAGTATTTAGAAGAATAGATGAGAAGATTAGCTTTGATTACTTTGAAGATTCGTTATTTGAAGAACTTAATCAGCTAAGAGGTGAGATAGCAAAGAGAGAAGATGTAGCTCCATACATAGTATTTTCTGATATGACACTACTTGAAATGGCAGAGTATAAGCCTAAAAATAGATGGGAGATGCTTAAAATACGTGGAGTTGGAAATCAGAAATTTAAAAATTATGGAGAAGAATTTTTAAAAGTAATAAATAGATATAGTGATGAGGATATAGCTAGATTAGAAAAAGAAGAAAGTAAATATGAATGGTTAGAGGATGAGAAAATAGAAAAATTGAAAAAAAGATTGAAACTAAATATAGATAATGAAAAATTAAAGGATATACTCTATGAAACTTTAATAATCTAA
- a CDS encoding alpha-2-macroglobulin family protein: MKKKMALFLSLLLVACNGEKKEIEEQKEVKVVEEKNIEAKEERNLEIKNISTTTGGNPSIDITMSEEIKEENLEGYIKVNPKVKYKALKMREHIIITGDFDINSEYEIELLKGLKGEKSKLAENKKETIKFKEVEPKIVFSNEGIILPKLNENRIAFKSVNVKKVNLKIKKIFLNNITQFLQDFKFQGDGNIFDYYVQNNFYKVGETIFEKDYTLDYKKNIWSQNEIELKNLTNEKGIYIVELSFDKDGVDYTFPSSVAQWQRDNFFDTKGRIGKGILISDMGIVAQKESNNKLIVNILDVIKNTPLKDVDIKAISVNNQILEEKKTDKNGEVVFEKGDKIFYLLAQNKDEISILKLSDSKLSYDGFLVDGEYKDDGMRAFVYSDRGVYRPGDTINIGVIARDKDGKYPEGQPIKIDVFSPRGDKYIDGKVITSGENGFFTYSFETKKEGETGIWEATIYVGGEKEKKFSIKLPVESIVPYKIEVDGDFPESVDDGVNLLGEVTAQYLFGAPAENLKYQSDLTIREKKLRFERYKKFTFSNPTTYTADIRLSQRGELDNDGKGKINFNLSDNIPKNLNLEGEIVTRVIEPSGRPVIDIDSVKINSFDSYVGIENPEDRYIKSGDKLNLQVVSVSEDGEKLISGRKLKYRVYKNEYSWWWDYYDYNNFLKSIKTDKNSVLLYEGEITTTDKPYLLDYEIDGSGEIFVEVEDMKTHQSAGVNLYASTWQDSSVSKKIDKLKIEADKKEYSVGEKAKITFEGEKGTRALVTIEKSGEIVQRYWKDIEDTSTNIEIDVDEKLFPNGYVTVALLQSYENSNNDRPIRLYGAVPIVVKDESKKLNIKLDTPVVLKPNEKFKVNVEADKKMEYTISVVDEGLLQITNYKAPNPYDYFYQKEGLQLSAYDNYSEIIGRTFGDIHQVLTAGGDGYLMAEARMNKSANSFGFEQSERFEPLAIFKGVLTTDDEGRGSVDLELPNYTGAVRVMVTGASGESYGMAQERVEVKAPIVTNFSMPRVLKVGDEFQVPVKIFATEENIGKIDVEFEFLGKRYTQSVELKNGESKDIFFDVKVGDEIGNREAKLRVNSSSYSNEEIVKIDITSNNPYTYINKVEYVEKEKTFKFPEESIIGSANGKVVISSTPILAIDNRLKELIRYPYGCVEQTISTIFPQLFIDILSNSKDISKEQSVKNVNAGIAKLSSFQLEDGSFSYWAGNSDGDLWATNYVGHFIVMAKEKGYYVPDSLYNSWLKFSIEKSKDSSYNLDYKTYLLYILALGQEAQISEMNYIYDNNLKDLDEISKWYLASAYALIGEKEIAREIADKLSTEIKDKPFDYYTDNYGSKLRDKAVVLNSYYTIYNKVDKKLYEDIVSTLQSQNWLSTQSIGYSLISIAQVVENSKGEKVVGKLIVDGKEISFDEKDGVWKYSEENMKEVKVIGDKLYVNQYWEGIPINYTQSDESKNIKIERKFYGDNGEEIDVKSLVKGSSFYMELKVLPADDVNGYFYQDNIALTQIIPSGWEIENSRLLKINPPQWVVEKTSNNNLEYEDIRDDRVNFFFDFNNYNKQGQSFFIKLNAVTKGKYNLSGAKAEGMYNNEYRAYLNGFSVEVK, from the coding sequence ATGAAAAAGAAGATGGCACTATTTTTATCTCTTTTATTGGTAGCGTGTAATGGAGAAAAAAAAGAGATAGAGGAACAGAAAGAGGTAAAGGTAGTAGAGGAAAAAAATATTGAAGCAAAAGAGGAGAGAAATTTAGAAATAAAAAATATATCTACAACAACTGGAGGAAACCCAAGTATAGATATCACTATGAGTGAGGAGATAAAAGAGGAAAATCTTGAGGGATATATTAAAGTAAATCCAAAAGTAAAATATAAAGCTTTAAAAATGAGAGAGCATATTATAATTACTGGAGATTTTGATATAAATAGTGAGTATGAGATAGAGTTACTCAAGGGATTAAAAGGAGAGAAGAGTAAACTAGCTGAGAATAAAAAGGAAACTATAAAATTTAAAGAGGTAGAGCCAAAAATTGTTTTTTCAAATGAGGGAATAATCTTACCAAAATTAAATGAAAATAGAATAGCTTTTAAATCAGTTAATGTTAAGAAGGTTAACTTAAAGATAAAGAAAATATTCTTGAACAATATTACACAATTTTTACAAGATTTTAAATTTCAAGGAGATGGAAATATTTTTGACTACTATGTACAAAATAATTTCTATAAAGTAGGAGAAACTATTTTTGAAAAAGATTATACTTTAGATTATAAGAAAAATATTTGGAGTCAAAATGAGATAGAGTTAAAAAATCTTACCAATGAGAAGGGAATATATATAGTAGAACTCTCTTTTGATAAAGATGGAGTGGATTATACTTTTCCTAGTAGTGTAGCACAGTGGCAAAGAGATAATTTTTTTGATACAAAGGGAAGAATAGGAAAGGGAATCCTAATCTCTGATATGGGAATAGTGGCTCAAAAAGAGAGTAACAATAAACTCATAGTGAATATTTTGGATGTCATAAAAAATACTCCACTAAAAGATGTAGATATAAAAGCTATCAGTGTAAATAATCAAATCCTAGAGGAGAAAAAGACAGATAAAAATGGAGAGGTTGTTTTTGAAAAGGGAGATAAGATATTTTATCTATTAGCTCAAAATAAAGATGAAATCTCTATATTAAAACTATCTGATTCAAAACTATCTTATGATGGATTTTTAGTAGATGGAGAGTATAAAGATGATGGAATGAGAGCTTTTGTCTATTCAGATAGAGGAGTGTATAGACCTGGAGATACTATAAATATTGGAGTTATAGCTAGAGATAAAGATGGAAAATACCCAGAGGGACAGCCTATAAAAATAGATGTATTTTCTCCTAGAGGAGATAAATATATAGATGGTAAGGTAATAACTAGTGGAGAGAATGGATTCTTTACTTATTCCTTTGAAACTAAAAAAGAGGGTGAAACTGGAATATGGGAAGCTACTATCTATGTAGGTGGAGAAAAGGAGAAAAAGTTCTCAATAAAACTTCCTGTTGAAAGTATAGTACCATACAAGATAGAGGTAGATGGAGATTTTCCAGAGAGTGTAGATGATGGAGTAAATCTTTTAGGAGAGGTTACAGCACAATATCTATTTGGAGCACCAGCTGAAAATCTTAAATACCAAAGTGATTTAACAATTAGAGAGAAAAAATTAAGATTCGAAAGATATAAAAAGTTTACTTTTTCAAATCCAACTACCTATACAGCTGATATAAGATTGAGTCAAAGGGGAGAATTAGACAATGATGGAAAAGGAAAAATAAACTTCAATCTTTCAGATAACATACCTAAAAATTTAAATTTAGAAGGAGAGATAGTAACTCGTGTAATAGAACCAAGTGGTAGACCAGTAATAGATATAGATAGTGTTAAAATAAATAGTTTTGATTCATATGTAGGAATAGAAAATCCTGAAGATAGATATATTAAAAGTGGAGATAAACTAAACTTACAAGTAGTATCTGTATCTGAAGATGGAGAAAAATTAATAAGTGGTAGAAAATTAAAATATAGAGTATATAAAAATGAGTACTCTTGGTGGTGGGATTACTATGACTACAATAATTTCTTAAAATCTATTAAAACAGATAAAAATAGTGTTCTTCTATATGAGGGAGAGATAACTACAACTGATAAACCATATCTTTTAGATTATGAGATAGATGGAAGTGGAGAGATATTTGTAGAAGTAGAAGATATGAAAACTCATCAAAGTGCTGGAGTAAATCTATATGCTTCTACTTGGCAAGATTCAAGTGTAAGTAAGAAAATAGATAAATTAAAAATAGAAGCAGATAAAAAAGAGTATAGTGTAGGGGAAAAAGCTAAGATAACCTTTGAGGGAGAAAAGGGAACAAGAGCTTTAGTAACTATAGAAAAATCTGGAGAGATAGTACAAAGATATTGGAAAGATATAGAGGATACAAGTACTAATATTGAGATAGATGTAGATGAAAAACTTTTCCCAAATGGTTATGTAACAGTGGCACTTCTCCAAAGCTATGAAAATTCTAACAATGATAGACCGATTAGGCTTTATGGAGCAGTACCAATAGTTGTAAAAGATGAGAGTAAAAAATTGAATATAAAATTAGATACTCCTGTAGTTTTAAAACCTAATGAAAAATTTAAAGTCAATGTGGAAGCTGATAAAAAAATGGAGTATACAATCTCAGTAGTAGATGAGGGATTACTACAGATAACTAACTATAAAGCACCTAATCCATATGATTATTTTTATCAAAAGGAAGGATTACAACTTTCTGCTTATGACAACTATTCAGAGATAATAGGTAGAACTTTTGGAGATATACATCAGGTATTAACTGCTGGTGGAGATGGTTATCTAATGGCGGAAGCTAGAATGAATAAGTCAGCTAACTCTTTTGGATTTGAGCAATCAGAGAGATTTGAGCCACTTGCAATATTTAAAGGAGTACTAACTACTGATGATGAGGGAAGAGGAAGTGTAGACTTAGAATTACCAAATTATACAGGAGCTGTAAGAGTAATGGTAACAGGAGCAAGTGGAGAGAGCTATGGTATGGCACAGGAAAGAGTGGAAGTAAAAGCTCCAATTGTAACAAATTTTTCTATGCCTAGAGTATTAAAAGTAGGAGATGAGTTCCAAGTACCTGTAAAAATTTTTGCTACAGAAGAAAATATAGGAAAGATAGATGTAGAGTTTGAATTTTTAGGTAAGAGATATACTCAAAGTGTAGAGTTAAAAAATGGAGAGAGTAAAGATATCTTCTTTGATGTAAAAGTAGGAGATGAGATAGGAAACAGGGAAGCTAAACTAAGAGTAAACTCTTCAAGTTACTCAAATGAAGAGATAGTAAAAATAGATATTACTTCTAATAATCCTTATACATATATCAATAAAGTTGAGTATGTAGAAAAGGAAAAAACTTTTAAATTCCCAGAAGAAAGTATAATAGGAAGTGCAAATGGAAAGGTTGTTATCTCTTCAACTCCAATTTTAGCAATAGATAATAGATTAAAAGAGCTGATTAGATATCCATATGGCTGTGTAGAGCAAACTATATCTACTATTTTCCCACAACTATTTATTGATATACTATCAAATAGTAAGGATATATCTAAGGAGCAAAGTGTAAAAAATGTAAATGCTGGTATAGCTAAGTTAAGTAGTTTCCAATTAGAAGATGGTTCGTTTAGTTATTGGGCTGGAAATAGTGATGGAGATTTATGGGCAACTAACTATGTAGGACACTTTATTGTAATGGCAAAAGAAAAAGGTTACTATGTTCCAGATTCTCTATATAACTCTTGGCTTAAGTTTTCAATTGAGAAAAGTAAGGATAGTAGCTATAACTTAGACTATAAAACATATTTATTATATATATTAGCCCTTGGACAAGAAGCACAAATAAGTGAGATGAACTATATCTATGATAATAATCTTAAAGATTTAGATGAGATATCTAAATGGTATCTAGCTTCTGCTTATGCATTGATAGGAGAAAAAGAGATAGCTAGAGAGATTGCCGACAAACTTTCAACAGAGATAAAAGATAAGCCTTTTGATTATTATACAGATAACTATGGTTCAAAATTAAGAGATAAGGCAGTTGTCCTTAACTCTTACTATACTATCTATAATAAAGTAGATAAAAAACTTTATGAAGATATAGTTAGTACACTACAATCACAAAATTGGTTATCTACTCAAAGTATAGGTTACTCTCTAATCTCTATAGCACAAGTTGTAGAAAATAGTAAGGGAGAAAAGGTAGTAGGAAAACTAATAGTAGATGGCAAAGAGATAAGTTTTGATGAAAAAGATGGAGTATGGAAGTACTCAGAAGAGAATATGAAAGAGGTAAAAGTCATAGGAGATAAACTCTATGTAAATCAATATTGGGAAGGAATACCTATCAATTATACTCAAAGTGACGAGAGTAAAAATATAAAAATAGAGAGAAAATTCTATGGAGATAATGGAGAGGAAATAGATGTAAAATCACTAGTAAAAGGAAGTAGTTTCTATATGGAATTAAAAGTTTTACCTGCTGATGATGTAAATGGATATTTCTATCAAGATAATATAGCTCTTACACAAATTATTCCTAGTGGTTGGGAGATAGAAAATAGTAGGCTATTAAAAATAAATCCACCTCAATGGGTAGTAGAAAAAACTTCTAACAATAATTTGGAATATGAAGATATAAGAGATGATAGAGTTAATTTCTTCTTTGATTTTAACAATTACAATAAACAGGGACAGAGTTTCTTCATCAAGCTTAATGCTGTAACTAAGGGAAAATATAATCTTTCAGGAGCTAAGGCAGAGGGAATGTATAATAATGAGTATAGAGCTTATTTAAATGGCTTTAGTGTAGAGGTAAAATAA
- a CDS encoding YbaB/EbfC family nucleoid-associated protein, whose product MVRKLKGGKTSQGAESQMNILKQAQAMQQQMLLVQEELKDKELVSSVGGGAVTVKVNGQKELLEIKLTDDIVKEASEDKEMLEDLIISAVREAMRQADELAETEMGKITGGINIPGLF is encoded by the coding sequence ATGGTTAGAAAGTTAAAGGGTGGAAAAACATCTCAAGGTGCAGAAAGCCAAATGAATATACTAAAACAAGCTCAAGCTATGCAACAACAAATGTTACTAGTTCAAGAGGAGTTAAAAGATAAAGAACTTGTATCTTCTGTTGGTGGTGGAGCTGTAACTGTTAAAGTTAATGGGCAAAAAGAATTATTAGAAATTAAATTGACTGATGATATAGTTAAAGAAGCTAGCGAAGATAAAGAAATGTTAGAAGACTTAATAATTTCTGCTGTAAGGGAAGCAATGAGACAAGCTGATGAATTAGCTGAAACTGAAATGGGTAAAATAACTGGTGGAATCAATATTCCAGGACTTTTTTAA
- the pbpC gene encoding penicillin-binding protein 1C — protein sequence MRKLSFLPLILIIPIIFCIKIYSEFDIEKMRDEIEKRYSQVVLDDRDNIIGAYLNSEEQWQIKGVEIPPRLKLAVLNYEDRKFYSHNGVDYLAIVRAVKTNLLEKRRVGASTITMQGVKLYKRRERTYLSKIEEIIESYKLEKYLSKDEILELYLNNAPYGSNIVGYETASQLYFGKSAKNLTWAEGATLAVLPNSPGLIWIEKNRDKLLNKRNNLLKNMYERGVIDEKQYRLSIKEELPKERKYFNSLAPHLTRRLVNEYEDRIIKSTINSELQKNIERIAREYGDYLNNRGIKNTAIIVVDNHSGEVKSYVGSQNFYDFQRNGQVDGVVAQRSVGSVLKPFLYALSIDEGLITPKSKLLDVPLYFSNFNPQNANKKYQGLVEAREALKKSLNIPFVKLLDEYGVDKFFYFLKDVVNFPERDYSNYGLSLILGTKEMSVENIAKLYYGLSQYGEFKDLKYIRDDKKIEGRKLISKGASYLTLEAMQGVQRYGIDNLYLGRDGIAWKTGTSYGQRDAWAGGISPRWTVVVWCGNFTGEGNRNISGVVTAGQLLFKIFKVLPNKNESFIKPSEELKKIKIDSETGYRLRYDVPSEEIYYPKDAKSLKVSPYYKKVFINSKGEEIDSRSEEFIESREKIVLSYPIELLDYMARENISISNVRDEKIKIIYPLNNIKIFLPKDFEERKRLIVKVANPKNKKLYWYHNGKYIFSGRDSERAFDFLEGEHRLTLVSESGEVVEVKFYILRGK from the coding sequence ATGAGAAAATTAAGCTTTTTACCTCTAATCCTCATCATACCTATAATATTCTGTATCAAAATATATAGTGAATTTGATATTGAAAAGATGAGAGATGAGATAGAAAAAAGATACAGCCAAGTTGTACTAGATGATAGAGATAATATAATAGGGGCTTACTTAAATAGTGAGGAGCAGTGGCAAATCAAGGGGGTAGAGATACCCCCTAGATTAAAATTAGCGGTACTTAACTATGAAGATAGAAAATTTTATTCTCATAATGGAGTGGACTATCTTGCAATAGTAAGAGCAGTAAAAACAAATCTTTTAGAAAAAAGAAGAGTGGGAGCTAGTACTATAACTATGCAGGGAGTAAAACTTTATAAGAGGAGAGAGAGAACATATCTTAGTAAAATAGAGGAGATAATAGAGAGTTATAAGTTAGAAAAATATCTCTCTAAAGATGAGATTTTAGAACTCTATCTAAATAATGCTCCCTATGGAAGTAACATAGTAGGATATGAAACAGCCTCACAACTTTATTTTGGAAAGAGTGCTAAAAATCTTACTTGGGCTGAAGGAGCTACTCTAGCAGTACTTCCTAACTCTCCTGGACTTATATGGATAGAGAAAAATAGAGATAAGCTTTTAAATAAGAGAAATAATCTTCTAAAAAATATGTATGAAAGAGGAGTGATAGATGAAAAGCAGTATAGACTCTCTATAAAAGAGGAGTTACCAAAGGAGAGAAAATATTTTAACTCCTTAGCTCCACATCTCACTAGAAGATTAGTTAATGAATATGAGGATAGAATAATAAAAAGTACAATAAATAGTGAGTTACAAAAAAATATTGAAAGAATAGCTAGAGAGTATGGAGATTATCTAAATAATAGAGGAATAAAAAATACAGCTATCATAGTGGTAGATAATCATAGTGGAGAGGTAAAATCCTATGTAGGCTCACAAAACTTTTATGATTTTCAAAGAAATGGACAGGTGGATGGTGTAGTAGCTCAAAGGTCAGTAGGCTCTGTGTTAAAGCCCTTCCTTTATGCTCTTTCTATTGATGAAGGGCTTATTACTCCAAAGTCAAAACTTTTAGATGTACCTCTTTATTTTTCAAACTTCAATCCTCAAAATGCCAATAAAAAATATCAAGGATTAGTAGAAGCAAGAGAGGCTCTAAAAAAATCTCTAAATATTCCTTTTGTAAAGCTTTTAGATGAGTATGGAGTAGATAAATTTTTTTACTTTCTAAAAGATGTAGTAAATTTTCCAGAAAGAGATTATTCTAACTATGGATTATCTCTTATATTGGGAACTAAAGAGATGAGTGTAGAAAATATTGCCAAGCTTTATTATGGACTTTCCCAATATGGAGAGTTTAAAGATTTAAAGTATATAAGAGATGATAAAAAAATAGAGGGAAGAAAGCTTATATCTAAAGGGGCTAGTTACCTCACTCTTGAAGCTATGCAAGGGGTACAAAGATATGGGATAGATAATCTCTATTTAGGTAGAGATGGAATAGCTTGGAAGACAGGGACTAGTTATGGACAAAGAGATGCTTGGGCTGGGGGAATATCTCCTAGATGGACAGTAGTGGTTTGGTGTGGAAACTTCACTGGAGAGGGAAATAGAAATATCTCTGGAGTAGTCACTGCTGGACAGCTGTTATTTAAAATCTTTAAGGTACTTCCAAATAAAAATGAGAGCTTTATAAAACCAAGTGAAGAGCTAAAAAAAATAAAGATAGATAGTGAAACAGGGTATAGATTGAGATATGATGTACCTAGTGAAGAGATATATTATCCAAAAGATGCTAAAAGTTTGAAAGTATCCCCCTATTATAAAAAAGTTTTTATAAACTCCAAAGGAGAGGAGATAGACTCAAGAAGCGAAGAGTTTATAGAGAGTAGAGAGAAAATAGTTTTAAGTTATCCAATAGAACTATTAGACTATATGGCTAGAGAAAATATATCCATATCCAATGTAAGAGATGAAAAGATAAAAATTATCTATCCACTTAATAATATAAAAATATTTTTGCCTAAAGATTTTGAGGAGAGAAAAAGATTGATAGTGAAAGTAGCTAATCCTAAAAATAAAAAACTTTATTGGTATCACAATGGAAAATATATTTTTAGTGGTAGAGATAGTGAGAGAGCTTTTGATTTTTTAGAAGGAGAGCATAGACTTACACTGGTTTCAGAAAGTGGAGAGGTAGTAGAGGTAAAATTTTATATATTGAGAGGAAAATAG